ctgcaccttggtcctccactccttccaacaGCTGTTACATTACCACAAGACCTCTCGTTTTGGCATTTATAGTGACAGAGGCAGCTAAGAATAGGGAAAGCTGCAATGTCTGCACTTGAAAGGGTAGGAAATCCCAATCCAATCAATAGTACGAGCTACAATGATTGAGTTTCAAGAGtgtacaagtacagtgaaatgtctttcttACAAACTCTTTCTCAAAAATGCTGTAGTCAATATACGTAGTACTgtaaagtagaacaaaaacacacaagaaatagaaataagaagaacacgagaaagtaagtAAGCTATAGACAAGGTCagtgccaataccatatttacaatgtgcggggatactggagtggtaggggtagatactgtactgtatgtataggggtaaggtgactaggcatcggGATATATGAGAAACGGCATAGCAGCAACAgatatgatgattgtatgtgtttgagtgtgcatgtgtgtagagtcagtgtgaatgtgtgtgcgtgttatgCGTGAGTGTGAGCCAATAcaatatgtggtgtgtgtgtgaatgtgtgtagaGTCTTGTGAGTGTCCATAGTCAGTGCAAAAATATTAATAAAATAGAagagtcaatgcagatagtccgtgtagccattttgttagctatttggCTTGGGGATGGAAAAtgtttaggagtctgttggtatcagacttgttgctccagtaccacttgccgtgcggtagaggacaatctatggcttgggtggctgtgGTCTTTAACAATTTTCCGGACCTTcttttcacaccgcctgatatagaggtcctgaatgtcagggagctcggcccaAGTGATGTACAGGGCTGTCTGCACCATCCTCTGTAGCGCAATGCGATCGAGGGCGGTGAAGTTGCCATACAtagcagtgatgcagccaatcaagatgctctcaataatgcagctgtataactttttgaggatgaggtcctgtgtgcatgtgtgtggaccattttaagttcttagtgatttggaccgaccttctccactacagccccgtcgatgtggatgggggcatgcttgCCCctcgtttcctgtagtccataatcagctccttggtcttactgacgttgacgTTCCTTCAGAAACTACTCACAGAATGAATCTCAaggagtagagaagaggagagtgtcTCTCCAGTGAAATAATTGGGCTGGTGTCTGAAGATGGCACATTCCCTCTCACTGTTTTGGGCACTTAGGCCAATTACTAATGGGATGACTGGCAGGACCCACATCTGTCTTCTCTCCTGCCTGTGAGATGCAGCCTGCCATAGAGAGGCTGTTAGTTAAACTAATTGGATCATAGGTTGTATTGTTATCAACATTTTAGCATTGCACATCAATTCTGTACACTTGGATTCTCTCAGATTCAATAGTGTTGATTGTTTCTTTTCCCACATCAGCAATGACTAGATTCAGGTTTGGTTTGAAGACAATCCATGACTGATAGGAGCGGAAATAAAGTGATAGATGTTGGATTAGCACCAAGCTCAGGTACAAATAATTCTACCACAATGTCCTGTCTGTAgttttaatttatatatatatagatatatatacagtgccttgcgaaagtattcgcccccctggaactttgcgaccttttgccacatttcaggcttcaaacataaagatataaaactgtatttttttatgaagaatcaacaacaagtgggacacaatcatgaagtggaacgacatttattggatatttcaaacttttttaacaaatcaaaaactgaaatattgggcgtgcaaaattattcagcccccttaagttaatactttgtagtgccaccttttgctgcgattacagctgtaagtcgcttggggtatgtctctatcagttttgcacaccgagagactgaaattttttcccattcctccttgcaaaacagctcgagctcagtgaggttggatggagagcatttgtgaacagcagttttcagttctttccacagattctcgattggattcaggtctggactttgacttggacattctaacatctggatatgtttatttttgaaccattccattgtagattttgctttatgttttggatcattgtcttgttggaagacaaatctccgtcccagtctcaggtcttttgcagactccatcaggttttcttccagaatggtcctgtatttggctccatccatcttcccatcaattttaaccatcttccctgtccctgctgaaaaaaagcaggcccaaaccatgatgctgccaccaccatgtttgacagtgggtatggtgtgttcagggtgatgagctgtgttgcttttacgccaaacataacgttttgcattgttgccaaaaagttcaattttggtttcatctgaccagagcaccttcttccacatgtttggtgtgtctcccaggtggctcgtggcaaactttaaacgacactttttatggatatctttaagaaatggctttcttcttgccactcttccataaaggccagatttgtgcaatatacgactgattgttgtcctatggacatagtctcccacctcagctgtagatctctgcagttcatccagagtgatcatgggcctcttggctgcatctctgatcagtcttctccttgtatgagctgaaagtttagagggacgaccaggtcttggtagatttgcagtggtctgatactccttccatttcaatattatcgcttgcacagtgctccttgggatgtttaaagcttgggaaatctttttgtatccaaatccggctttaaacttcttcacaacagtatctcggacctgcctggtgtgttccttgttcttcatgatgctctctgcgcttttaacggacctctgagactatcacagtgcaggtgtatttatacggagacttgattacacacaggtggattgcatttatcatcattagtcatttaggtcaacattggatcattcagagatcctcactgaacttctggagagagtttgctgcactgaaagtaaaggggctgaataattttgcacgcccaatttttcagtttttgatttgttaaaaaagtttgaaatatccaataaatgtcgttccacttcatgattgtgtcccacttgttgttgattcttcacaaaaaaatacagttttatatctttatgtttgaagcctgaaatgtggcaaaaggtcgcaaagttcaagggggccgaatactttcgcaaggcactgtatacactaccgttccaaacttttggggtcacttagaaatatccttgtttttgaaagaaaagctcattttttgtccattaaaataacatcaaattgatcagaaatacagtgcagacatggctaatgttgaaaatgactattgtagctggaagcggctgatttttaatggaatatctacataggtgtacagaggcccattatcagcaaccatcactcctgtattccaatggtccattgtgttagctaatccaaatgtatcattttaaaaggctaattgctcATTAGAAAACCTGTAATCAAAACTGTAATcctgattaaaaaagcaatacaactgtccttctttagactagttgagaacttcagcatttgtgggtttgattgtcaagctcaaaatggccagaaacaaataactttcttctgaaactcgtaagtctattcttgttctgagaagaaAAAAAGGCTATTctatgcaagaaattgccaagaaactgaagatcttgtacaactccgtgtactactcccttcacagatcagcgcaaactggcgctaaccagaatagaaagaggagtgggaggccccggtgcacaactgagcaagaggacaagtacgttagagtgtctagtttgagaaacagacgcctcataagtcttcaactggcagcttcagtaAATACTACCCTCAAagtgatcttcagtttcttggcaatttcttgcatggaatagcctccttttctcagaacaagaatagactgacgagtttcagaagaaagttattggtttggagtgatggttgttgataatgggcctctgtacgcttatgtaaatattccataacaaatctgctttttccagctacaatagtaatttacaacattaacaatgtctacattatatttccgatcaatttgatgttattttaatggacaaaaaaatggcttttctttcaaaaacaatgaccccaaacttttgaacggtagtgtatatatattttaaaaacattttttattgaaGGACTATTGTTTGACTGACTTCAGCCCAATCAGCCTAACTTGATCAAATAAACACAACTTGTTCATGTTAAATCAATTGATTTAGAAAATATGAAATCTATAAACAGCACGTTATGATTTTGGACAAAATTGATTTAATGTTTACAAATTTAAGATAAAGCACTTAAACCTTTTCTTTAAATAACCTATTTCAACACTTATAGTATATACACCACTAATAGTATATATCAACCACAACGGCCTCTGTCTGAAGTGTTCGAACTCACATTTGAAATGAGGTTGCAATACAAAGTAGGCTAGAGGCTCTGATCTTCATGGTGTGGTTACCTGTGAcattttaaagtaactgtccagtgtttccagatttctatgaaatatgattAATTAacctataattaattacaatatggGTGAAATTGTTTTCCttccattttttaaattatgttaaaaagcagcttttctgtgttggaatggtgtgggtgtacccagcaacagaatggtgtgggcatatgtaactcgtttcaggaaactaagcGTACTGTATGTCACAGGTCACTACTTCTCAGGAGCAGCATTTGAacgtaaaaatgtatttttttaatcaaaatgagttttttttgtgtcagaaatgccttctggaacatgtgaactttcatatgCCTTATTgacaaacttgtattccatctATAAATATAACAAACAttttaaattacgagcctagttgattttgccatggaaaaagtcaggaaccttcccgctagccatgattggctgagataatgtatgggctggacatgccgggagATGAGTGTGGATTGGTCTGcaatgtagcacgcttctgtctataaggtgagctgttcagtatgtgttgacagTCCTTTCTACCTCGccatttttgaaagatataacgttagccatcgAGAACTACAAATGTTTTGGTACTTTTCTCAAtaacattgatgccctgaatttagcaggagCTATTGACAGATCTGTAGGAAaaagtgatgggctactttctgcacacgccatggtcagtgtgaaccggagtgacttgacacaaagCTGGCCAAACGGAGTTAATGATTCCAGTCCTCCGTGAAGCGTTCAACCATGTacacgggtaagagtctagctacattttccagatatatgtttttaattttgtcagaaagttattTTTATTGCAAGCTAAAGCatactgttagttagctagcaaacaTTAGCTTGCTGCCTCGGTAGCTGACGtcatgtgtatgatctgtgtaataATATTTTTTGAATCAGAAACAAATTTGCAATGCTAgttatgttagctagttaacattgaaCATAGTTTGTTAGCTTTAGCTATCTGCAGtttcatactacagctatgacaatgtttgtattggtagtagtatgagttggggCTAAgccggttcattgtttagctagctagctacatgtctaaacaaaagactccacttcggcCTGattattacatgacccatcaaattagcaggtgtgtctgggggtgattacggccatcaattgtatttcatgaacatgtctagacaatagtgacccatccacttagcctGATGTGGGTGAGGGGTGATTATACTGTAGCATTatcttcacatgacccatcaactTAGACAAGTGTGTCAGGTAAGCATCATGTAATAAAGataaaatatttataaaatatttgtatctggacactttctgttttttgatattgctactgtGCAAGTATGCAAGTACTATCACTGTACcttttacaccttctgtatcctgtgcatgtgacaaacttAGATTTTATTCGATATAGCGTGTATTTaccacatgacctcacatgtgaatccttaaagagatgggtggagctaaggcttaagagggtgtgaacgttGCTGAAAAGGTGTAGGCAAAGAAAAGCTCTCCAGTagaggtaccaaaacattcaagagacATTTtttcaaaagtggggttacaagtcctcaactgcagtgtatgatataccattttctagctctgagtctctaaacataatttcaaattttgctacaaaaGACCGAATCAAGGCGTTcggtcacatactgtacaccagTCATTAAAAATGTTAATGCAAGTAGATCGCTGATTGGacagctcatcctcctcaggatgacatcatgatgatTTTAAACAATCTGTTTGAGAtactttatttaactgggcaagtcagttaagaacaaattcttatttacaatgacggcctgcaccagccaaacccagacggcactgggccaattgtgcgccaccctatgggactcccaatcacagccggttgtgatacaccctggattcaaaccaggttgtctgtagtgatgcctctaacactgagatgcagtgccttagacagctgtgccactcgggagccccagttTGAGGTGGGGATTTTTAAGTGTTTTTTTCTTCAatgtatgctttggccacaaatacgagtATATCTTGGtttgagttaacagaatatgcaTTTTTAAAAGGttgattttcactggacagttactttaagcaGTTTCCAAGCATAATTCAGAGCATTTCCAAAGATGCTTCATTAGGCAAGCACTATAATTTTAAATTCACAAATAATCCCCTCTATCCCTTTAGGTGAGCGTAAATGGATGACCTGCATCTAGGCAACAGCACCATTCTCAGAAAACGTAACACCATTAGTCTTACTTGAGGCTAGATTTAGCAGTTATTTTCGAGGAAATAATACATGGATACAAAATGTTGGGCATAGACGCATTGAATTTACAGGAAAAATAACATAAACATATTTACAGGAATAAAAACATAACATTCTAAGGTGAAGTATAAATCTGTCCTTGAGTATgcatactgaacaacaatataaacgaAAAAGGTAAagtgttttatgagctgaaataaaaaatcctagaaatgttctctcaaattttgtgcacaaatttgtttacatcaccgttattgagcatttctcctttgtcaagataattcatccacctaacaggtgtggcatatcaagaagctgattaaacagcatgatcattacacaagtgcaaattgtgctgggtacaataaaaggccattctaaaatgttcagtttggtcacacaacacaatgccacagatgtctcaagttttgagagaatgtgcaattggcatgctgactgcaggaatgtccacctgagCTGTTGCCCGATaatttaatttctctaccataagccacttccaacataattttagagaatttaacAGGACTTCCAACCAGCCTCGggaaccacagaccacgtgtaaccacgccagcccaggacctccacatctggcttcttcacctgctggatcgtctgagaccagccacccggacagccaaTGAAAcagaggagtatttatgtctgtaataaagctcatttgtgggggaaaactcattgTGATTGGCTGGGACTGGCTCCCCAACAGGTTGGCCTATGCCATCCCAGGCCCACACATGGCTGCACCCAtgcccattcatgtgaaatccatagattaaggcctaatgaatttaaattgactgatctcctcatatgaactgtaactgaaTAAAGTCAATTAAATTGCtgcatgtttatatttttgttccgtaaaTATGTAGCTTacccaggtcattgctgcaaaATACAATATGTTCACAGTCAACTTACCTGATACAATAAGGGTCAATAAATAAGGGTAAATAAATAAGAGCAGAGCCAGGATCTTTGAATGAAGCAGAGCttaaacatactgtacattaagCAGCTTTATCTAAGACCACTCAAAAAACCTGAgattctcctctgttctgtcatGTAACATACTGGCCTAGTAGTTGAGATCTATCAGTTTTTGGAGTACAATTTTCAAACCACATGCAAACTGTAAAGGAAATACATTTCAATTCCACTGAAACATTTTCTGAAATATCTTAAACAACTGGGCATAAACAAAACATGCTTGGAGATATTAAATGTGATGAAGTCAAcgaggctgcgtttacacaggcaaaGATGATCTATTATATTTATAAGATAGTCAAGTGACCGCTCTAACAGTGGAAATACATGTCCTAAAACATGGAAGGCAGGTTGGAGGAAGCGAGATCAGCAAGTGGGAccgttctagccaatgagagggcagtgTTGAATTTGGTTAACAAAAACTGCTGATTTGCTtcatgaggcttatttgatctaatAAAAGTTTtgtaatggttaggttgttacaaatgcactgatataagtggacgCACGTGCCATTTGAAAAAACAAACAACTTTGTATTGGAGTTGTGTATGTTGTTAACACGCGTATCTGGACTCTCATTTGCTAGAATGGTTCTACCTGATCTCGTCTCCTcccgcctgccttccatctttgagaacatgtatttccattgttagagcggtcactcgactgtcttgtcaatataatatataatctTTGGTAATGTACAACTTCGTATCATTGGCTAGGTCTACACAGAcagtccaattctgatctttCACCCAATTATAGGCAAaaaagctgatctgattggtcaaaatgtatttatttgatttaacccttattttaccaggtaagttgactgagaacacattctcatttaccgcaacgacctggggaatagttacaggggaaaggatttgtaaagaccaattagtggaaaaagatCCAAATTGGACTGCCTGTGTGAAAACAGTTACACTATGAAGCTTGTGTAGCATTACATCCAACCACCTGCATGGTCACAGTTATAGGAGAGTCTGAAATGTCCTGGGCTCCACCAAACTATTCGACATGTTTCTGAGATCAGACACAGAGTGGACCACCCTGTAGCCTAGAAGAGAGAGTGTATCATTGCAGAGCGTCTGCAAAGTCCTCACTATATCAAACCCTAGTCTTAGCCTCCAGCTCTCCGCTGTGGCTTTGGAGTCTCTGGTGGTGGAATACTTATAGTTCCACTCGGATGTAGAAGGCACGCTGTTGTTGGTGTTCTGTGCGATCCACGAGCGCACGTTCTCGTCCATCTCCAGTCCCACAAACTTGTATAGCTCCCGGGCCTTCTCCGCTGGGTTGAGGGCCAGGTCCTCGTAGCGGACCAGGAGGTAGCGTCCACGCAGCCATGCCGGTCTCTGCAGCCCCGTCTCTGCCGACTCCACCATGTCCCTACAGGTGCTGGTGATCTGTGATAGGTCCACGTAGCGTGGCTTCCTGCCTGTAGCATTCCAGATCTTCCAGGCGCGGAACTGCTCAGAGAAGGCCATCATCCGTGAGGCCAGGATGGCTCTGGGATCACGCACCAAGTGTACGATCCTCAAGTCCAGCCGTGGGTCCTCGGTCAGGGTACGCAGGTCCCCCACCTCCGGAACACGAACTGTCTTGATGGCCACGTGACCCCGCGACAGACATGCCATGGAAGCCAGGGTGAGGTTCAGCGCACCGCACTTCTTGGGGCACCAGGtctcatcaggctgacccccagagGCCCCCTCCCCACCCTCGGGGCACACAGGGTTGGAGCAGAGTGCTCGGCTGGAGCTACGGCGAAAGAAGGACCCAGTGATGTGTTCCTGGGGCTCGGGGTGGATGTAGTTCTCCAGGAAGCGCAGGTCGCAGGTGTAGAGGTTGAGGAGGAGGTCCCGGTAGGCCCCCAGCAGGGCCCGGCGGTCCAGGGCTCGACGCAGCCTACTGCTGGAGTTGGTGAAGGCCTGTTGGACGTGGTAAAGGGGCTCGAACACATAGAAGATTCCAGGGTGCTGGTTGAAGAGCTGGCCAGTGAAGGAGGAGCCGCTGCGTGTGGTGGTGAACAGGAGGATGTGGCGCCGGGAGGCCGCGGCCGACATTTCCATTGGCAACATGCTGTCGTCACACAGAGCTCTCCACCTGGAGTCTAGATGTACAAAGGGACAAGGAGAGGATCTGTACCCCATGTAATACACATAGAATCCTATTGTACTGTGAAGAATTTCATTAACTACAGTAGCGGCATTTGCTTCTAGAAAACGATACAGTTGATTAAGTATTAAAGTATTAATAGTAGAATAAAAAATGATAGTCAACCAAGGCCCATAATATTGTTTTacatttttctcatcaatctgcacacaatgccccataaagacaaagtaaaacaggtttttaattgTTTCtgcaaaatgtataaaaaaacaactgaaatatcacatttacataactattcagactctatactcagtactttgttgaaagacctatggcagcgattacagccttgagtctttttgggtatgacgctacaagcttggcacacctgtatttgggagtttctcccattcttttctgcagatcctc
This window of the Oncorhynchus clarkii lewisi isolate Uvic-CL-2024 chromosome 1, UVic_Ocla_1.0, whole genome shotgun sequence genome carries:
- the LOC139416226 gene encoding carbohydrate sulfotransferase 1-like; amino-acid sequence: MECSWKTVLLLVCASLGVQYTAIRTLRDSLSGPCHGGVYHCQSRQPKDSRWRALCDDSMLPMEMSAAASRRHILLFTTTRSGSSFTGQLFNQHPGIFYVFEPLYHVQQAFTNSSSRLRRALDRRALLGAYRDLLLNLYTCDLRFLENYIHPEPQEHITGSFFRRSSSRALCSNPVCPEGGEGASGGQPDETWCPKKCGALNLTLASMACLSRGHVAIKTVRVPEVGDLRTLTEDPRLDLRIVHLVRDPRAILASRMMAFSEQFRAWKIWNATGRKPRYVDLSQITSTCRDMVESAETGLQRPAWLRGRYLLVRYEDLALNPAEKARELYKFVGLEMDENVRSWIAQNTNNSVPSTSEWNYKYSTTRDSKATAESWRLRLGFDIVRTLQTLCNDTLSLLGYRVVHSVSDLRNMSNSLVEPRTFQTLL